In one window of Gossypium arboreum isolate Shixiya-1 chromosome 4, ASM2569848v2, whole genome shotgun sequence DNA:
- the LOC108459898 gene encoding laccase-7-like produces the protein MGRLVFLFASSLLLMVAARTVSAAVLEHSFYVQNLTVTRLCKRQVITAVNDSLPGPSLRVREGDKLIIHVFNMSPYKITIHWHGVSQLMSAWSDGPEMITQCAILPGNNYTYNYRITKQEGTLFWHAHSSFLRATVHGAIIIHPRARHSYPFPKPYREVPILLGEWWNANVVDVENQALALGIGPNISNAYTINGWPGDLYPCSQNQMYKHRVEQGKTYLLRIINAAVNSHLFYKIANHNMTVVAVDARYTNPYVTDVVVISPGQTVDVLLTADQPVGSYYMTANNYASASGTAVGVPFNPSTTRGVIIYQGAPSSTTPLMPVVPAFNDTPTAHKFFTELTSLVGGPHWVPVPLNVDHNMFVTVGMGLDVCPPNVSCQGRPPVGAALSGNMNNVSFVLPTSLSLLQAFFFNVGGVYTTDFPANPPVQFNYTNPSINADLPLLFAPKRTSITKVKFNSTVEMVMQNTALIGVENHPMHLHGFDFHVLAQGFGNFNPTTDTLKYNLFNPQMRNTISVPVGGWAVIRFVANNPGAWFMHCHFDGHNSVGLSTAFIVENGPTPDTTLPPPPPDLPEC, from the exons ATGGGGCGCCTTGTTTTCTTGTTTGCTTCCTCTTTGCTTCTTATGGTGGCTGCTAGAACAGTTTCAGCTGCAGTATTGGAGCACTCATTCTAT GTTCAAAATTTGACTGTTACTAGGTTGTGCAAACGCCAGGTGATTACAGCAGTAAATGATAGCCTCCCTGGCCCAAGCCTCCGCGTTCGAGAGGGTGACAAACTCATTATTCACGTCTTTAATATGTCACCTTACAAAATAACAATTCACTG GCATGGCGTTTCTCAGTTAATGAGTGCCTGGTCGGATGGACCTGAGATGATCACTCAGTGTGCAATTCTCCCCGGAAATAACTACACCTACAATTACAGAATCACTAAACAGGAGGGAACCCTTTTCTGGCATGCTCATTCCTCCTTTCTCCGTGCCACCGTCCACGGAGCAATCATCATCCACCCCAGGGCTCGCCACTCTTACCCATTCCCAAAGCCCTACAGGGAAGTTCCCATCTTGTTAG GTGAGTGGTGGAATGCTAATGTCGTTGATGTTGAAAACCAGGCTCTAGCCCTTGGCATAGGTCCTAACATTTCGAATGCTTATACAATAAATGGATGGCCCGGTGATCTCTATCCATGCTCTCAAAACC AAATGTACAAGCATAGGGTGGAGCAAGGGAAGACTTATCTCTTACGGATTATCAACGCTGCAGTCAATTCCCATCTCTTTTACAAGATAGCCAATCATAACATGACTGTTGTGGCTGTTGACGCTCGTTACACCAACCCATATGTCACCGACGTCGTTGTTATCTCCCCTGGCCAGACGGTTGACGTTTTGCTGACCGCAGATCAGCCAGTTGGGTCGTATTACATGACCGCTAATAATTATGCAAGTGCCAGTGGCACTGCAGTTGGTGTACCGTTCAATCCTAGTACGACTAGGGGTGTTATCATCTATCAGGGTGCACCATCTTCAACAACGCCGCTAATGCCGGTAGTACCGGCTTTCAATGACACCCCCACGGCTCATAAGTTTTTCACCGAACTTACCAGTTTGGTCGGTGGGCCTCACTGGGTCCCTGTCCCACTTAACGTGGACCACAATATGTTTGTTACCGTTGGAATGGGGCTCGATGTCTGCCCACCAAATGTATCTTGCCAGGGTCGTCCACCTGTTGGGGCAGCGCTCTCGGGCAACATGAACAATGTATCCTTCGTGCTACCTACTAGCTTGTCTTTGTTGCAAGCCTTTTTCTTCAACGTCGGAGGAGTGTACACCACTGATTTCCCTGCCAATCCCCCGGTTCAGTTTAACTACACCAACCCTAGTATTAACGCCGACCTACCTCTGCTATTTGCTCCAAAGAGAACCAGCATCACCAAGGTTAAGTTCAACTCCACTGTGGAGATGGTGATGCAGAACACAGCTCTTATTGGAGTGGAGAACCATCCCATGCATCTCCATGGCTTTGATTTCCATGTATTGGCGCAAGGGTTTGGGAACTTTAACCCTACCACAGATACACTGAAGTACAATCTTTTCAACCCCCAAATGCGCAACACTATTAGCGTACCTGTTGGAGGATGGGCTGTCATTAGATTCGTAGCTAATAATCCAG GTGCTTGGTTTATGCATTGCCACTTTGACGGGCACAATTCAGTAGGCCTGTCCACTGCCTTCATTGTTGAGAACGGACCAACTCCCGACACAACCTTGCCTCCCCCGCCACCGGATCTTCCAGAATGCTAg